From the Exiguobacterium marinum DSM 16307 genome, the window AAATCAAGAAAGCTGCTGAACTTTCAGTTAAGGCTGGAGCAGATTTCGTGAAAACATCAACTGGTTTCTCAACTGGTGGAGCAACTGTCGAAGACATTCGCCTCATGCGCGAAACAGTTGGACCAGACCTCGGCGTAAAAGCTTCAGGTGGTGTTCGTGACTTCGAAGGTGCAAAGGCGATGATTGATGCTGGAGCTACACGAATCGGTGCATCAGCAGGTATTGCGATTGTCACTGGTGGACGTTCAGACAGCGACTATTAATAAGTGGTTGACCACACGACTTAATTTCACTATAATATGATATGACGTGTGAAACACGTTTCCTTAGTCGTGTAATTCGGAGGGAGGGAAAACTAGTGGAAACTCGTGTCCGTAAAAACGAATCGCTTGAAGACGCTCTTCGTCGTTTCAAACGCGGTGTTTCGAAAGATGGCACACTTGCCGAAGTTCGTAAACGTCGTCACTACGAAAAGCCAAGCGTAAAACGTAAATTGAAATCAGAAGCTGCGCGTAAGCGTAAGAAATTCTGATTCCAGTTTCATTTGTAGAGAGGGTGTTGGCTCATGAGTCTTCAAGAACGCTTGACGGACGACATGAAGCAAGCCATGCGCGCTAAACAAAAAGATCGTCTTACGACGATCCGAATGGTGAAAGCGTCGCTCCAAAATGAGGCTATCAAACTAGGCCGTCAAGATCTTACCGAGGAAGAGGAACTCACGGTGCTCAACCGAGAGATGAAACAGCGCAGAGACTCCCTCCGAGAATTCGAAAGCGCTGGTCGTGAAGACCTTGCTTCCAAAGTAGCAGAAGAA encodes:
- the rpsU gene encoding 30S ribosomal protein S21, giving the protein MRREGKLVETRVRKNESLEDALRRFKRGVSKDGTLAEVRKRRHYEKPSVKRKLKSEAARKRKKF
- a CDS encoding GatB/YqeY domain-containing protein gives rise to the protein MSLQERLTDDMKQAMRAKQKDRLTTIRMVKASLQNEAIKLGRQDLTEEEELTVLNREMKQRRDSLREFESAGREDLASKVAEEIVVLEAYMPEQLSEDEVTKIVQAAIAQTNASAPSDMGKVMGVVMPQVKGKADGGLVNRIVKQQLTN